A genomic stretch from Streptomyces venezuelae ATCC 10712 includes:
- a CDS encoding NADP-dependent oxidoreductase, with the protein MKTYLIDKYGDQSAVRAAEMPDPEPGADDVLVKIHAASVNPLDFKIRDGDFKLILPYRLPLVLGNDLAGVVVRVGSAVTRFAVGDEVYARPDKDRIGTFAELIAVHQNDLAHKPATLTMAEAASLPLVALTSWQALVERAQVQPGQKVLIHAGSGGVGTIALQLARHLGAHVATTASAANAALVKELGADVVIDYRTQDFEEHLDGYDVVLDTQGGKTLEKSLRVLKPGGKVISIAGPPDADLARELGTNPVLRQVMNALSFRTRRHAKRRGVTYSFLFMKADGEQLRAITRLVDAGKIRPVVDRVFPFEQTREAMEYAEKGRARAGKVVIAMA; encoded by the coding sequence ATGAAGACCTACCTGATCGACAAGTACGGTGACCAGTCCGCGGTGCGTGCCGCAGAGATGCCCGATCCGGAGCCGGGCGCCGACGACGTGCTGGTCAAGATCCATGCGGCGAGCGTCAACCCGCTGGACTTCAAGATCCGCGACGGCGACTTCAAGCTGATCCTCCCGTACCGCCTCCCTCTCGTGCTGGGCAACGACCTCGCCGGCGTCGTGGTCCGGGTCGGCTCGGCCGTCACCCGGTTCGCGGTGGGTGACGAGGTCTACGCCCGGCCCGACAAGGACCGCATAGGAACCTTCGCCGAACTCATCGCCGTCCACCAGAACGACCTCGCCCACAAGCCGGCCACCCTCACCATGGCGGAGGCCGCCTCCCTTCCCCTGGTGGCCCTCACCTCGTGGCAGGCGCTGGTCGAAAGGGCACAGGTCCAGCCGGGCCAGAAGGTCCTGATCCACGCGGGCTCCGGCGGAGTGGGCACCATCGCCCTCCAACTGGCCAGGCACCTGGGCGCACACGTGGCCACCACCGCGAGCGCGGCCAACGCGGCCCTGGTCAAGGAACTCGGAGCCGACGTCGTCATCGACTACCGCACCCAGGACTTCGAGGAGCACCTGGACGGCTACGACGTCGTCCTCGACACCCAAGGCGGCAAGACCCTGGAGAAGTCGCTGCGGGTCCTCAAGCCAGGCGGCAAGGTCATCAGCATCGCCGGGCCGCCCGACGCGGACCTCGCCCGCGAGCTCGGCACGAATCCGGTCCTGCGTCAGGTGATGAACGCGCTGAGCTTCAGGACCCGGCGCCACGCCAAGCGCCGGGGCGTGACCTACTCCTTCCTGTTCATGAAGGCCGACGGCGAGCAGCTGCGCGCCATCACCCGGCTCGTCGACGCCGGGAAGATCCGCCCCGTCGTCGACCGCGTCTTCCCCTTCGAACAGACCCGCGAAGCCATGGAGTACGCCGAGAAGGGCCGCGCCAGGGCCGGCAAGGTCGTCATCGCGATGGCGTGA
- a CDS encoding ABC transporter ATP-binding protein, whose protein sequence is MSTAHDPETTHPVLEIEGLSHSLGARKLFDDLSLTLRAGESVAVTGPSGSGKSTLLSCVLGLVRPTAGSVKVKGTDVVGLRPARLAAVRAQAVGMVFQFGELLPELSPLDNVMLAALLARTDHREASKRARALLDDLGVPEAATSDELSGGERQRTAVARALINEPALLLADEPTGALDTETRDRTAELLFDLPRRYACGLLVVTHDPGIAARADRTLRLEAGILNPTPSGTNPTPSGTNPAPSGASA, encoded by the coding sequence GTGAGCACGGCACACGACCCGGAGACCACCCACCCCGTCCTGGAGATCGAGGGCCTCTCGCACTCGCTCGGCGCGAGAAAGCTGTTCGACGATCTCTCCCTGACACTGCGGGCCGGGGAATCCGTCGCGGTGACCGGTCCGAGCGGATCGGGCAAGAGCACGCTGCTGTCCTGCGTCCTGGGCCTGGTCAGGCCGACGGCGGGGTCGGTGAAGGTGAAGGGCACCGACGTCGTCGGGCTCCGCCCCGCCCGCCTGGCGGCCGTACGCGCCCAAGCGGTGGGCATGGTCTTCCAGTTCGGTGAACTCCTGCCGGAACTCAGCCCGTTGGACAACGTGATGCTCGCGGCGCTGCTGGCCCGCACCGACCATCGCGAGGCGAGCAAGCGGGCGCGCGCGCTCCTCGACGACCTCGGCGTACCCGAGGCGGCGACGAGCGACGAGCTGTCCGGCGGAGAGCGGCAGCGGACCGCCGTCGCCCGCGCCCTGATCAACGAACCCGCACTGCTGCTCGCCGACGAACCGACCGGCGCACTGGACACGGAGACCCGCGACCGTACTGCCGAGCTGCTCTTCGACCTGCCCCGGCGCTACGCGTGCGGGCTGCTCGTGGTGACCCACGATCCCGGCATCGCCGCGCGGGCCGACCGCACCCTGCGCCTGGAGGCGGGCATCTTGAATCCGACTCCCTCTGGGACGAATCCGACTCCCTCTGGGACGAATCCGGCTCCCTCCGGGGCGTCCGCATGA
- a CDS encoding response regulator, whose amino-acid sequence MTSADTTPGGVPGTTRDGAPDTTPGSTPGTSRDGARDINPYGAPDAPTRILLADDHALVRGGVRLILDAEPDLTVVAEAADGAEAVALARTQDVDLAVLDISMPRMTGLQAARELSRLKPELRILILTMYDNEQYFFEALKAGASGYVLKSVADRDLVEACRAAVRDEPFIYPGAETALIRTYLDRAEQGRPLPDKAVTEREEEILKLVAEGHSSKEIGDLLVISPKTVERHRANLLQKLGMRDRLELTRYAIRVGLIEP is encoded by the coding sequence ATGACGAGCGCAGACACGACCCCGGGCGGGGTCCCGGGGACCACCCGCGACGGGGCCCCGGACACGACCCCGGGCAGCACCCCGGGCACCTCCCGCGACGGGGCCCGGGACATCAACCCGTACGGGGCCCCGGACGCCCCCACCCGCATCCTGCTGGCGGACGACCACGCTCTCGTACGCGGAGGGGTACGCCTGATCCTGGACGCGGAGCCGGACCTGACGGTCGTGGCGGAGGCGGCGGACGGGGCGGAGGCGGTGGCGCTCGCCCGCACGCAGGACGTCGACCTCGCGGTCCTGGACATCTCGATGCCCCGTATGACGGGCCTCCAGGCAGCACGCGAACTCAGCCGTCTGAAGCCGGAGCTGAGGATTCTGATCCTCACGATGTACGACAACGAGCAGTACTTCTTCGAGGCGTTGAAGGCGGGCGCGAGCGGCTACGTCCTGAAGTCGGTGGCGGACCGCGACCTGGTGGAGGCGTGCCGGGCGGCGGTCCGCGACGAGCCCTTCATCTACCCGGGCGCGGAGACCGCCCTGATCCGCACGTACCTCGACCGCGCGGAGCAGGGCAGGCCGCTGCCGGACAAGGCGGTCACGGAGCGCGAGGAGGAGATCCTCAAGCTGGTGGCGGAGGGCCACAGTTCGAAGGAGATCGGCGACCTGCTGGTGATCAGCCCGAAGACGGTCGAACGCCACCGGGCCAACCTCCTCCAGAAACTGGGCATGCGCGACCGCCTGGAACTGACGCGCTACGCGATCCGCGTGGGCCTCATCGAACCGTGA
- a CDS encoding sensor histidine kinase, whose protein sequence is MSLYWRIFLLNASVLVVAVLLLLGPVTVSTPVLLGEAIVLVAGLVAMLLANAFLLRLGLAPLQRLTRAMRTADLLRPGRRAVVAGRGEIADLTRTFNTMLDRLEVERATSTARVLSAQEEERRRIAQELHDEVGQTLTAVLLQLKHTANHAPDELRSELHQAQETTRAGLDEIRRIARRLRPGVLEELGLHSALRSLASEFSTRGLTVRPHIEPGLPKLDHETELVLYRVAQEGLTNTARHAAATEVDLRLRRLADGTVGLLVKDNGRGIGTAPDGAGLSGMRERALLIGAELTVREGAEGGTEVHLNTRRGRRAPERTTPVGPRETS, encoded by the coding sequence GTGTCGCTGTACTGGCGCATCTTCCTCCTCAACGCCTCGGTCCTGGTCGTCGCGGTGCTGCTGCTGTTGGGCCCCGTGACGGTCTCCACGCCCGTACTCCTCGGTGAGGCGATCGTGCTCGTGGCCGGCCTGGTCGCGATGCTCCTCGCGAACGCGTTCCTGCTCCGGCTCGGTCTGGCACCGCTCCAGCGGCTCACCCGGGCGATGCGGACGGCGGACCTGCTGCGGCCGGGCCGGCGTGCGGTGGTGGCGGGACGGGGCGAGATCGCGGACCTGACGCGTACGTTCAACACGATGCTCGACCGCCTCGAAGTCGAACGGGCCACGAGCACCGCGCGGGTCCTCTCGGCGCAGGAGGAGGAGCGGCGGCGGATCGCGCAGGAACTGCACGACGAGGTCGGCCAGACCCTGACGGCGGTACTCCTCCAGCTGAAGCACACCGCGAACCACGCGCCGGACGAGCTGCGTAGCGAACTCCACCAGGCGCAGGAGACGACGAGGGCGGGCCTGGACGAGATCCGCCGCATCGCGCGCCGGCTGCGGCCCGGGGTCCTGGAGGAACTGGGGCTGCACAGCGCTCTCAGGTCGCTGGCCTCCGAGTTCTCGACGCGGGGCCTGACGGTACGGCCCCACATCGAACCCGGCCTGCCGAAGCTCGACCACGAGACCGAGCTGGTGCTCTACCGGGTGGCGCAGGAAGGCCTCACGAACACGGCCCGGCACGCGGCCGCGACGGAGGTGGACCTCCGGCTGCGACGACTGGCCGACGGCACCGTGGGCCTGCTGGTCAAGGACAACGGCCGCGGGATCGGCACGGCACCGGACGGGGCGGGCCTCAGCGGCATGAGGGAGCGGGCGCTGCTGATCGGCGCGGAACTGACGGTCCGCGAGGGCGCGGAGGGCGGGACGGAGGTCCACCTGAACACCCGCCGCGGCAGACGAGCCCCGGAACGCACCACCCCGGTAGGGCCCAGGGAGACGTCATGA